From the Pseudomonas putida genome, one window contains:
- a CDS encoding heavy metal response regulator transcription factor, translating to MRVLIIEDEEKTADYLHRGLTEQGFTVDLARDGIDGLHLALEGDYAVIVLDVMLPGLDGYGVLRALRARKQTPVIMLTARERVEDRIHGLREGADDYLGKPFSFLELVARLQALTRRSSSHEPLQIQVGDLWIDLMARKASRAGQRLELTAKEFSLLSVLARRQGEILSKTAIAELVWDINFDSDANVVEVAIKRLRAKLDGPFDNKLLHTIRGMGYVLENRAA from the coding sequence ATGCGTGTGCTGATCATCGAAGACGAAGAAAAAACCGCCGACTACCTGCATCGCGGCCTGACCGAACAGGGCTTTACCGTCGACCTTGCACGGGACGGCATCGACGGCCTGCACCTGGCCCTGGAGGGCGACTACGCGGTGATCGTGCTCGATGTGATGCTGCCGGGCCTGGACGGCTACGGCGTACTGCGCGCACTGCGCGCGCGCAAGCAGACGCCGGTGATCATGCTCACCGCCCGCGAGCGCGTCGAAGACCGCATCCACGGCCTGCGCGAAGGCGCCGACGATTACCTGGGCAAGCCGTTCTCGTTCCTCGAACTGGTCGCCCGGCTGCAGGCCCTGACCCGCCGCAGCAGCAGCCACGAGCCGTTGCAGATCCAGGTCGGCGACCTGTGGATCGACCTGATGGCGCGCAAGGCCAGCCGCGCCGGCCAGCGCCTGGAGCTGACCGCCAAGGAATTCTCGCTGCTCAGCGTGCTGGCCCGGCGCCAGGGCGAAATCCTTTCCAAGACCGCCATCGCCGAGCTGGTCTGGGACATCAACTTCGACAGCGACGCCAATGTCGTCGAAGTGGCCATCAAGCGCCTGCGTGCCAAGCTCGACGGGCCGTTCGACAACAAGCTGCTGCACACCATCCGAGGCATGGGCTATGTCCTGGAAAACCGCGCCGCTTAA
- a CDS encoding heavy metal sensor histidine kinase — translation MSWKTAPLNSIALRLSALFILVALGVFVLIGSALYRQVDRSLDLLPAAELDARFSVLESTLNRFGTPEHWAKINNKLNLLSEEDKRIRFWVVSSNPDYEYGHPSELVRAFAEGGQGMRDLRLPERPYPYKVLVSELPALGERPPLRFLIGIDTETFWQAQHSLLVAIVGLAVLGVLLASVLGYWVARIGLRPLLALSVEAQALAPPRLDGRLQTVNLAPELAQFAGAFNAALDRVSQAYSRLEAFNADVAHELRSPLTNLIGQTQVALTRGRSAEHYFEVLQSNLEELERLRSIINDMLFLASADQGSKATALTQASLAEEVATTLDYLDYILEDAQVSVTVSGDAQAPIEKAQLRRALINLLNNAVQHTAPHQLIDVRIEAGPEQVSIAVSNPGPAIDDAHLPLLFERFYRVDAARSNSGGGNHGLGLAIVKAIAVMHGGEVFVRSVSGSNTFGIRLPRVHMTSSG, via the coding sequence ATGTCCTGGAAAACCGCGCCGCTTAATTCCATCGCCCTGCGCCTGTCGGCACTGTTCATCCTGGTGGCGCTGGGGGTGTTCGTGCTGATCGGCTCGGCGCTGTACCGCCAGGTCGACCGCAGCCTCGACCTGTTGCCGGCGGCCGAGCTGGATGCGCGTTTCAGCGTGCTGGAGTCCACCCTCAACCGTTTCGGCACACCCGAGCACTGGGCCAAGATCAACAACAAGCTCAACCTGCTCAGCGAGGAAGACAAGCGCATCCGCTTCTGGGTAGTCAGCAGTAACCCGGACTACGAATACGGCCACCCCAGCGAGCTGGTCCGGGCATTCGCCGAAGGTGGACAAGGCATGCGCGACCTGCGCCTGCCCGAGCGGCCCTACCCGTACAAAGTGCTGGTCAGCGAACTGCCGGCCCTGGGCGAGCGCCCGCCGCTGCGCTTTCTGATCGGCATCGACACCGAAACCTTCTGGCAAGCCCAGCACAGCCTGCTGGTGGCCATAGTCGGCCTGGCCGTGCTCGGTGTGCTGCTGGCTTCGGTGCTGGGTTACTGGGTGGCGCGTATCGGCCTGCGGCCGCTGCTGGCGTTGTCCGTCGAGGCTCAGGCCCTGGCACCACCACGCCTGGACGGGCGTCTGCAGACGGTCAACCTGGCGCCGGAGCTGGCGCAGTTCGCCGGCGCCTTCAACGCAGCGCTGGACAGGGTCAGCCAGGCCTATTCGCGGCTCGAAGCCTTCAACGCCGACGTCGCCCACGAATTGCGCTCGCCGCTGACCAATTTGATCGGCCAGACCCAGGTCGCCCTCACCCGCGGACGCAGCGCCGAGCACTACTTCGAGGTGCTGCAATCGAACCTGGAAGAGCTGGAGCGCCTGCGCAGCATCATCAACGACATGCTGTTCCTCGCCAGCGCCGACCAGGGCAGCAAGGCCACCGCACTGACCCAGGCCTCGCTGGCCGAAGAAGTCGCCACCACCCTCGATTACCTGGACTACATCCTCGAAGACGCCCAGGTCAGCGTCACCGTCAGCGGCGATGCCCAGGCCCCCATCGAGAAGGCCCAACTGCGCCGGGCGCTGATCAACCTGCTGAACAATGCCGTGCAGCATACGGCGCCGCACCAGCTCATTGATGTTCGTATCGAGGCAGGCCCTGAACAGGTCAGCATCGCAGTGAGCAACCCCGGGCCGGCCATCGATGATGCACACCTTCCGCTGCTGTTCGAGCGGTTCTACCGGGTGGACGCGGCGCGCAGCAACAGCGGTGGCGGTAATCATGGGTTGGGGTTGGCGATCGTCAAGGCGATTGCGGTGATGCACGGTGGCGAAGTTTTCGTGCGCAGTGTGTCAGGTTCAAATACATTTGGCATACGCTTGCCCCGCGTGCACATGACAAGCTCAGGTTGA
- a CDS encoding RHS repeat-associated core domain-containing protein: protein MAARSTRQMRAQAAVLHAGTPTVTSPFHTLALYRAEYTPGVSPRLLSERTVKDPSARATRIFGARALLNEVTANADAETVTALDGRPLSLHTADGDVALRLQDSAGRPLWSLNAQQTATAMSYEAASLSGRPLSLTEMAAGAPLGRVRERYCYAPAGESYWKARNLCGHVRESCNNAGIDRSLSLSLTGQSLASEQCLLKVEIEQPDWFRTTEEDVEAPLEVLNRLDATGALLSTTHAAGVTTLEIYGISGAREQTRVRYMKGGKVGEVVTLRDARYAANSRLLEQTAGNGVLDRYEYDPRVPRLKRRLTARPVGHPLGGLVISDLHYEHDPVGNILSLDDQGADPEWHNNLQATGLRQYAYDTLNRLVSATGRERVLAARHHPSSGIRSDPSAGQVWAPYKEEYSYDDGNNLWRIWHNAGAGQRTVELDVALGSNHAVMKGQGHTPETGFLAGGLQKQLAGGGHLQWHADNQLKAVTLIRRNHEDDDEERYHYADGARRTRKALSVKVGGGRQTTLTTYTHAFELRQRALGGVSEPQRHVVITTMGTARLVMSPPNGEAQLRFGFSDHLNSSGGETDAAGKVIVREEYAPYGGTVGEDEPATEVDNLTQRTLRHAGKERDATGLYFYGWRYYQPEVGRWLSADPGGLIDGVNLFRMVKNSPVNFHDDNGRVPLDVNALRNNNVGGYPATSVSLSLLNEETPNDVLMREEMEHSEIDDYKISSFSGQPPQLSGFTAEFLPNVWIISFLQRDPILKAHASTVVLEQYRLVSKANNFYGTLPTAIVFSDVVNQQAILSLKTRFKDLFSSSQRQAYSRVKRFLGTPGLGMFTTGLINRLGLEATAVSLHDNKFIKVEVRPATETTLEQNRLAETALRAQLSKQKADYRTQASNRRGRLTRL from the coding sequence ATGGCAGCGCGTTCGACCAGGCAAATGCGAGCACAGGCAGCTGTCCTGCATGCAGGTACGCCAACAGTCACCAGCCCTTTCCATACCTTGGCTCTTTATCGTGCGGAATACACCCCCGGCGTTTCGCCGCGCTTGCTGAGTGAACGCACGGTCAAGGATCCGTCAGCCCGGGCAACACGAATATTCGGTGCGCGAGCCTTGCTCAACGAGGTCACCGCAAACGCGGACGCAGAGACGGTCACTGCCCTTGATGGCCGACCCTTGTCGTTGCATACCGCGGATGGTGATGTCGCCCTGCGTTTACAGGACAGTGCCGGGCGCCCGCTGTGGTCGCTCAATGCCCAGCAGACAGCGACCGCTATGAGCTACGAAGCAGCCTCGCTCAGTGGGCGGCCACTGTCGTTGACGGAGATGGCTGCCGGTGCCCCGTTAGGCCGTGTACGTGAACGTTACTGTTATGCACCTGCGGGAGAATCGTACTGGAAGGCCCGCAATCTCTGCGGACATGTGCGGGAATCCTGTAACAACGCAGGCATCGACCGATCACTCAGCCTGTCACTGACTGGCCAATCTTTGGCGTCCGAGCAATGTCTCCTGAAGGTTGAAATAGAACAACCGGATTGGTTTCGTACCACAGAAGAAGATGTCGAGGCCCCCCTGGAGGTTTTGAATCGGCTCGATGCTACCGGCGCCCTGCTGAGTACCACTCATGCCGCCGGTGTCACCACTCTCGAGATTTACGGCATCAGCGGTGCACGCGAGCAGACGCGGGTCAGATACATGAAAGGTGGCAAGGTTGGAGAAGTCGTTACTTTGCGCGACGCTCGCTATGCTGCCAATTCCAGGCTGCTGGAGCAAACCGCTGGTAACGGTGTCCTGGACCGCTATGAATATGACCCCCGGGTTCCTCGTCTCAAGCGACGTCTGACCGCTCGCCCTGTGGGCCACCCTCTGGGCGGTCTGGTCATCAGTGACCTGCATTACGAGCACGATCCAGTCGGCAACATCCTCAGCCTCGATGACCAGGGTGCAGACCCTGAGTGGCACAACAACCTGCAGGCCACGGGGCTTCGACAATACGCTTACGACACGCTGAACCGCTTGGTTTCGGCAACCGGACGTGAGCGCGTGCTTGCGGCTCGGCATCATCCCTCATCAGGCATTCGCAGTGACCCGAGTGCTGGCCAGGTGTGGGCTCCCTACAAAGAAGAGTATTCCTACGATGATGGAAACAATCTTTGGCGGATCTGGCATAACGCAGGCGCAGGTCAGCGCACGGTCGAACTCGACGTGGCGCTAGGGAGCAATCATGCCGTCATGAAAGGGCAAGGGCATACGCCTGAGACGGGCTTTCTGGCTGGAGGGTTGCAGAAACAGCTGGCCGGTGGGGGGCATTTGCAGTGGCATGCGGACAACCAGCTCAAGGCTGTCACCCTGATCAGGCGCAACCATGAAGACGATGACGAAGAACGCTATCACTACGCGGATGGAGCTCGACGGACCCGCAAAGCGCTTTCGGTAAAAGTCGGTGGTGGCAGGCAGACTACCTTGACCACGTACACCCACGCTTTCGAGCTGCGCCAGCGAGCGTTGGGAGGTGTGTCCGAGCCCCAGCGTCATGTGGTTATCACGACGATGGGAACTGCTCGTTTGGTGATGAGCCCACCCAATGGCGAAGCGCAACTGCGTTTCGGCTTCAGCGATCACTTGAACAGTTCGGGCGGTGAGACGGACGCTGCTGGCAAGGTCATCGTGCGTGAGGAATATGCACCCTATGGTGGGACGGTTGGTGAAGATGAACCCGCAACCGAAGTCGACAACTTGACGCAACGAACGCTGCGCCATGCGGGTAAGGAGCGGGATGCGACGGGTTTGTATTTTTACGGTTGGCGTTATTACCAACCGGAAGTCGGACGCTGGTTGAGTGCGGATCCAGGCGGCTTGATCGATGGGGTAAATCTATTCCGGATGGTCAAGAATTCGCCTGTGAATTTTCATGATGACAACGGCAGGGTCCCGCTTGACGTGAACGCACTCAGAAATAATAACGTGGGTGGCTATCCTGCAACTTCCGTAAGTCTTTCATTGTTGAATGAAGAGACACCTAATGACGTGCTCATGAGGGAGGAAATGGAACATTCGGAAATTGATGATTACAAAATCTCATCGTTTTCTGGTCAGCCCCCTCAACTCTCAGGGTTCACGGCTGAGTTTCTCCCGAATGTTTGGATAATAAGTTTTTTGCAGCGGGACCCTATCCTGAAAGCCCATGCATCAACGGTGGTGCTTGAACAATATAGGCTGGTGTCGAAGGCGAATAACTTCTATGGCACGTTGCCGACAGCCATCGTGTTTAGCGATGTCGTCAATCAGCAGGCAATCCTTTCGCTGAAAACGAGATTTAAAGATCTATTTTCATCCTCTCAAAGACAAGCTTATTCAAGGGTAAAGCGCTTTCTTGGAACGCCAGGGCTGGGTATGTTTACCACTGGATTAATTAATCGTCTGGGTTTGGAGGCTACAGCCGTCAGCTTGCATGATAATAAATTTATCAAGGTTGAAGTCAGGCCTGCGACTGAGACGACCCTGGAGCAAAATCGACTGGCGGAAACTGCTCTGCGCGCTCAGCTGTCGAAGCAAAAAGCTGATTACCGTACCCAGGCAAGTAACAGAAGAGGGCGATTAACACGATTGTAA
- a CDS encoding OprD family porin produces MPSAFRFTPLFIALTATIPFAAQADEDKADGFIEGSSFNLHFRNAYFNRDNHNAGVRDTREWGQGAVARFESGYTPGVVGFGLDAHAMLGLKLDGGGGHAGTSILPEHIKDDGELGAAPHSFSTAGAAVKFKAFDTELKAGDLFITNPVIAGGETRMLPQTFRGVSLTNHSVDGLLLEGGQVSFTHPYNQSGHRRIDTYYGTLDEHDKSKHLNWAGASWSGTENITTNLYAAELKDIWNQYYADFDYTYVVNDLVSLNPGVHFYHTQDTGQALLGKIDNNTYSLHFTVNAGYHSITAAYQRVNGNTPFDYINLGDSVYLDNSRMYSDFNAPNERSWKLQYDYNFAGIGIPGLSTSLSYSRGEADLTKATQDTSHYDYYRADGKNAMHWERDLDVKYVFQEGDLKDLAVQLRYATHRGSQGYASIDSNSDNDEVRVIVDYPLNIF; encoded by the coding sequence GTGCCTTCCGCGTTTCGTTTTACCCCGCTGTTCATTGCGTTGACTGCAACGATCCCCTTCGCCGCCCAGGCAGATGAAGACAAGGCTGATGGCTTCATCGAAGGTTCGTCCTTCAACCTGCATTTTCGTAATGCCTACTTCAACCGCGACAACCACAACGCCGGCGTGCGCGACACCCGCGAGTGGGGCCAGGGCGCGGTCGCCCGTTTCGAGTCCGGCTACACCCCGGGCGTGGTTGGCTTCGGCCTCGATGCCCATGCCATGCTGGGCCTGAAGCTCGACGGCGGTGGCGGCCATGCCGGCACCAGCATCCTGCCCGAGCACATCAAGGACGACGGTGAACTGGGCGCAGCCCCGCACTCGTTCTCCACGGCCGGTGCAGCGGTCAAGTTCAAGGCGTTCGACACCGAGTTGAAAGCCGGTGACCTGTTCATCACCAACCCGGTGATCGCTGGCGGTGAAACCCGCATGCTGCCGCAGACCTTCCGCGGTGTGAGCCTGACCAACCACAGCGTCGACGGCTTGCTGCTCGAAGGCGGCCAGGTCAGCTTCACCCACCCGTACAACCAGAGCGGCCACCGTCGCATCGACACCTACTACGGCACCCTGGATGAGCACGACAAGAGCAAGCACCTGAACTGGGCGGGCGCGTCGTGGAGCGGTACCGAGAACATCACCACCAACCTGTACGCGGCCGAGCTGAAGGACATCTGGAACCAGTACTACGCCGACTTCGACTACACCTACGTGGTCAACGACCTGGTCAGCCTCAACCCGGGCGTGCACTTCTATCACACCCAGGACACCGGCCAGGCGCTGCTGGGCAAGATCGACAACAACACCTACAGCCTGCACTTCACGGTCAACGCCGGTTACCACAGCATCACCGCCGCCTACCAGCGGGTCAACGGCAACACGCCGTTCGACTACATCAACCTGGGCGACAGCGTGTACCTGGACAACTCGCGCATGTACTCGGACTTCAACGCCCCGAATGAGCGTTCGTGGAAGCTGCAGTACGACTACAACTTCGCCGGTATCGGTATCCCGGGCCTGAGCACGTCGCTGTCGTACTCGCGCGGTGAGGCGGACCTGACCAAGGCCACCCAGGACACCAGCCACTACGACTACTACCGCGCCGATGGCAAGAACGCCATGCACTGGGAGCGGGACCTGGACGTGAAGTATGTGTTCCAGGAAGGCGACCTGAAGGATCTGGCGGTGCAGCTGCGCTATGCCACCCACCGTGGCAGCCAGGGCTATGCCTCGATCGACAGCAACAGCGACAACGATGAAGTGCGGGTGATCGTCGATTACCCACTGAACATCTTCTGA
- a CDS encoding GGDEF domain-containing protein — MPTRSPRFAFYRSHPELILNLGSCLAVLAIVAIVSYLLARERENVEQSAMRSSSNIVQLIESDILRNVELYDQSLRGLIWAVRHPELLKVAPELRQQILFNQTFAAPVRGDILWLNAKGDVVGDSISIKPRQANFADTPAFQAHRDNPRLGLFISPPFKARLGDLDWCISFSRRISAADGSFAGLAAGALRLSYFNQLFQRLDIGDESSINLLNTDGQLLARQPTRDKDPLIGTNFGDRPNFKRILGERSGSFTARSSVYGTQRIYTFARVADLPLIVLVVHSAEEVFQSWRRTAIVVSVATGVLCIGILWLTLLLGRELRRRHEAEQGLATLAATDSLTGLANRRRLDQVLRQEWSRAQRNRKPLAVLMVDVDHFRAFNQRHGHAGGDHALREVASTLQLCIRRPADLAARYGGEEFQVLLPETELAGALVLAERIRAQVESLAPFADDHHAVTVSIGVGVYTPGTQQDLTQVLGAADEALYRAKANGRNRVEGPVD; from the coding sequence ATGCCCACTCGATCTCCGCGTTTCGCATTCTACAGGTCGCACCCCGAGCTGATCCTCAACCTGGGCAGTTGCCTTGCCGTGCTCGCCATCGTGGCCATCGTCAGCTACCTGCTGGCCCGCGAACGCGAAAACGTCGAGCAATCGGCCATGCGCTCCTCCAGCAACATCGTGCAGCTGATCGAAAGCGATATCCTGCGCAACGTCGAACTCTACGATCAGTCCCTGCGCGGATTGATCTGGGCCGTGCGGCACCCGGAGCTACTGAAGGTTGCCCCCGAGCTGCGCCAGCAGATCCTGTTCAATCAGACCTTCGCCGCCCCGGTACGAGGTGACATCCTCTGGCTGAATGCCAAAGGCGATGTGGTCGGTGACTCGATAAGCATCAAACCACGCCAGGCCAACTTTGCCGACACCCCGGCGTTCCAGGCTCATCGCGACAACCCGCGCCTCGGCTTGTTCATCAGCCCACCCTTCAAGGCAAGGCTGGGCGACCTCGACTGGTGCATCAGTTTCAGCCGGCGCATCTCTGCAGCTGACGGCTCTTTTGCAGGGTTGGCCGCAGGTGCGTTGCGCCTGTCCTATTTCAATCAGCTGTTCCAACGCCTCGACATCGGTGATGAGAGCAGCATCAACCTGCTCAATACCGACGGCCAGTTGCTGGCCCGGCAGCCAACCAGGGACAAGGATCCGCTGATCGGCACCAACTTCGGCGACCGGCCCAACTTCAAACGCATCCTGGGAGAACGCAGCGGCAGCTTCACCGCCAGATCCAGCGTGTACGGCACCCAGCGCATCTATACCTTTGCCCGGGTTGCCGACCTTCCCTTGATCGTGCTGGTGGTGCATTCGGCCGAGGAAGTCTTCCAGTCGTGGCGACGAACCGCCATCGTCGTCAGCGTCGCAACCGGGGTTTTGTGTATCGGCATTCTCTGGCTGACGCTGCTGCTGGGCCGCGAACTGCGCCGCCGCCACGAAGCCGAACAAGGCCTGGCGACCCTGGCCGCCACCGACAGCCTGACCGGCCTGGCCAACCGCCGCCGGCTGGACCAGGTATTACGCCAGGAATGGTCGCGCGCCCAACGTAACCGCAAGCCGTTGGCAGTACTGATGGTGGATGTGGATCACTTCAGGGCATTCAACCAGCGCCATGGCCACGCAGGGGGTGACCATGCCTTGCGTGAGGTCGCCAGCACGCTGCAGCTGTGCATTCGCCGCCCGGCCGACCTGGCTGCACGGTATGGGGGCGAAGAGTTTCAGGTACTCTTGCCTGAGACAGAGCTGGCGGGCGCGTTGGTACTGGCAGAGCGCATCCGCGCACAAGTCGAATCACTGGCGCCATTTGCTGACGATCACCACGCGGTGACGGTGAGCATTGGCGTCGGGGTCTACACCCCCGGCACCCAGCAAGATCTCACACAAGTGCTGGGTGCCGCGGACGAAGCGCTCTACCGGGCTAAGGCCAATGGCCGCAACCGGGTCGAGGGGCCGGTGGACTAG
- a CDS encoding ferritin-like domain-containing protein — protein MSNPNKDVIDVLNDLVEYSKDGEKGFKASADDVKNSELKAFFVQRAGECASAAAELQSEVRRLGGDPETSTSISGDLHRGWVNLKSMVTGKDEEAVLNEVERGEDHALKAYKEAREKLVKLGRMASDQSYALVEKQLQGVQRNHDQVKALRNAARARS, from the coding sequence ATGAGCAACCCCAACAAAGACGTGATCGACGTACTTAACGATCTGGTCGAGTACAGCAAGGATGGCGAAAAAGGCTTCAAAGCCTCGGCCGATGATGTGAAAAACTCCGAACTGAAAGCGTTCTTCGTCCAGCGCGCCGGCGAATGCGCCAGTGCGGCGGCTGAGCTGCAGAGCGAAGTGCGCCGCCTGGGCGGCGACCCGGAAACCTCCACCAGCATCAGCGGCGACCTGCACCGTGGTTGGGTCAACCTGAAGTCGATGGTCACCGGCAAGGACGAGGAAGCGGTGCTCAATGAAGTGGAGCGCGGCGAAGACCATGCCCTCAAGGCCTACAAGGAAGCACGTGAGAAACTGGTGAAGCTGGGCCGGATGGCCAGCGATCAGAGCTATGCGCTGGTGGAGAAACAGCTGCAGGGCGTGCAGCGTAACCATGACCAGGTGAAAGCGCTGCGCAACGCCGCCCGCGCGCGTTCCTAG
- a CDS encoding DUF3820 family protein, protein MKPEMLELLVTRTMPFGKYQGRIIADLPGDYLAWFARKGFPAGELGGLLALMHEVDHNGLADLLVPLRQKHRR, encoded by the coding sequence ATGAAACCGGAAATGCTCGAACTGCTGGTAACTCGCACCATGCCCTTTGGCAAGTACCAGGGGCGGATCATTGCCGACCTGCCGGGGGATTATCTGGCCTGGTTCGCACGCAAGGGCTTTCCGGCGGGGGAACTGGGTGGGTTACTGGCCTTGATGCACGAGGTCGACCACAACGGCCTGGCCGATCTGCTGGTGCCGTTGCGGCAGAAGCATCGGCGCTAG
- a CDS encoding PTS fructose-like transporter subunit IIB: MNIAIVTACPNGQVSSVLSARLLAAAAQRRGWSTSVEVQDAEHPERQLTPAQIAEADWVLVVATGPVDLARFAGKRVYQSTPAQALADREGFLDEAAGKAEVLAAQPVSAVPSAAVRIVAVTACPTGVAHTFMAAEALQQAAQQLDYQLTVETQGSVGARNPLSAQAIADADVVLLAADIEVPTARFAGKRIYRCGTGIALKQARATLDKALAEARVESATDAATAAPAKAEKTGVYKHLLTGVSFMLPMVVAGGLLIALSFVFGIEAYKEPGTLPAALMQIGGEAAFKLMVPLLAGYIAWSIADRPGLAPGMIGGLLASTLGAGFIGGIVAGFLAGYSAKAIARWARLPSSLDALKPILIIPLLASLFTGLVMIYVVGQPVAAMLEGLTHFLDSMGTTNAILLGLLLGGMMCVDLGGPINKAAYAFSVGLLASSSYAPMAATMAAGMVPPIGLGIATFLARRKFAQSEREAGKAALALGLCFISEGAIPFAAKDPLRVIPASIAGGALTGALSMYFGCKLMAPHGGLFVLLIPNAINHALLYLLAIVAGSLVTAVVYAVIKKSERVELAVASAKG, from the coding sequence ATGAACATCGCCATTGTCACCGCTTGCCCCAACGGGCAGGTGTCCAGCGTGCTCAGCGCCCGCCTCCTGGCGGCTGCCGCCCAGCGCCGGGGTTGGAGCACCAGTGTCGAGGTACAGGATGCCGAACATCCAGAGCGCCAGCTGACGCCTGCGCAGATAGCCGAGGCCGATTGGGTGCTGGTGGTCGCCACCGGCCCGGTGGACCTCGCGCGATTCGCCGGCAAGCGCGTGTACCAGAGCACCCCGGCGCAGGCCCTGGCCGACCGTGAGGGCTTCCTCGACGAGGCGGCGGGCAAGGCCGAAGTGCTGGCTGCCCAGCCGGTCAGCGCGGTGCCTTCTGCGGCTGTACGGATCGTCGCGGTCACCGCGTGCCCGACGGGCGTGGCGCATACCTTCATGGCGGCTGAAGCCTTGCAGCAGGCGGCGCAACAGCTGGATTACCAGCTCACCGTCGAGACCCAGGGCTCGGTCGGCGCGCGCAACCCGCTGTCGGCCCAGGCCATTGCCGATGCCGATGTGGTGCTGCTGGCCGCTGACATCGAGGTGCCAACGGCACGCTTTGCCGGCAAGCGTATCTACCGCTGCGGCACCGGTATCGCCCTCAAGCAGGCGCGTGCGACCCTGGACAAAGCCCTGGCCGAGGCCAGGGTCGAAAGTGCCACGGATGCTGCAACAGCGGCACCTGCCAAGGCTGAGAAAACCGGTGTCTACAAGCACCTGCTGACCGGTGTTTCGTTCATGCTGCCGATGGTGGTGGCCGGTGGCTTGCTGATCGCCCTGTCGTTCGTCTTCGGCATCGAAGCCTACAAGGAGCCGGGCACTCTGCCCGCCGCACTGATGCAGATTGGCGGCGAGGCGGCATTCAAGCTGATGGTGCCGTTGCTCGCCGGTTACATCGCCTGGTCCATCGCCGACCGCCCGGGCCTGGCGCCGGGGATGATCGGCGGCCTGCTGGCCAGCACCTTGGGAGCCGGCTTCATCGGTGGCATCGTCGCCGGCTTTCTCGCCGGCTACAGCGCCAAGGCCATCGCCCGCTGGGCACGCCTGCCGAGCAGCCTGGACGCGCTCAAGCCAATCCTGATCATCCCGCTGCTGGCCAGCCTGTTCACCGGCCTGGTCATGATCTACGTGGTCGGCCAGCCGGTGGCGGCCATGCTCGAAGGGCTGACGCACTTCCTCGACAGCATGGGCACCACCAACGCCATCCTGCTCGGGCTGCTGTTGGGCGGGATGATGTGCGTCGATCTGGGCGGGCCGATCAACAAGGCCGCCTATGCCTTCTCGGTGGGGCTGCTGGCGTCCTCCAGCTATGCGCCGATGGCGGCGACCATGGCCGCCGGCATGGTGCCGCCGATCGGCCTGGGCATCGCCACCTTCCTCGCCCGGCGCAAGTTCGCCCAGAGCGAGCGCGAGGCGGGCAAGGCGGCGCTGGCGCTGGGGCTGTGCTTCATTTCCGAAGGTGCGATCCCGTTCGCGGCCAAGGACCCGCTGCGAGTGATCCCGGCGAGCATTGCCGGTGGCGCCTTGACCGGTGCGCTGTCGATGTACTTCGGCTGCAAGCTGATGGCGCCCCATGGCGGGCTGTTCGTGTTGCTGATCCCCAATGCGATCAACCATGCGCTGTTGTATCTGCTGGCGATTGTGGCGGGGAGCCTGGTGACGGCAGTGGTGTATGCGGTGATCAAGAAGAGCGAGCGGGTGGAATTGGCTGTGGCATCAGCTAAAGGCTAG